In one window of Macrotis lagotis isolate mMagLag1 chromosome 5, bilby.v1.9.chrom.fasta, whole genome shotgun sequence DNA:
- the LOC141488484 gene encoding LOW QUALITY PROTEIN: disintegrin and metalloproteinase domain-containing protein 30-like (The sequence of the model RefSeq protein was modified relative to this genomic sequence to represent the inferred CDS: inserted 2 bases in 1 codon) encodes MDPTPCNGGLSDCSYSQYFDQLNSYSKCMTNIPDLGKSKVSVCGDKVVEGNEECDCGTAKDCKEEXCEPMCKLTARAKCGSGLCCYNCRFQLAGKLCRPRNNECDLEEFCNGTSGQCPYNAYIQDGTPCSDHGFCYKGSYSSRNQQCKRLFGHSSTSGPLACYEEANQGDRFGNCGFMSGSYSKCEPDNVLCGRLQCVNVKGIPPLSDHYTIVMNFVSQGNLTCWGIDYHIPMKSMKLLDIGEVKEGTACGEGLLFINKTCTNMNVLNFDCTVDTCTKRGVCNNNRNCHCDYGWAPPFCKKYGFGGSIDSGPPPKWERTHLNTFVTVTKWSLLIRCFALAGVGFLSVVGKVAIVIHHFFG; translated from the exons ATGGACCCAACCCCATGCAATGGAGGTCTCAGTGACTGCAGTTACTCTCAGTATTTTGATCAGTTAAACAGCTATTCCAAGTGTATGACTAATATACCAGACCTCGGGAAAAGCAAAGtttctgtttgtggtgacaaagtgGTAGAAGGAAATGAAGAGTGTGACTGTGGCACAGCAAAGGACTGTAAGGAAGA ATGTGAGCCAATGTGTAAATTAACGGCTAGAGCAAAGTGTGGTTCTGGTCTTTGCTGCTATAACTGTAGATTTCAGTTGGCAGGGAAACTGTGTAGGCCCAGAAATAATGAATGTGACCTTGAGGAGTTTTGCAATGGCACCTCTGGGCAGTGCCCCTATAATGCCTATATTCAAGATGGCACCCCATGCTCTGACCATGGCTTTTGTTATAAAGGATCATACAGCTCTCGGAATCAGCAGTGCAAGAGACTTTTTGGACACAGTTCAACATCAGGACCTCTTGCCTGCTACGAAGAAGCCAATCAAGGGGACCGCTTTGGCAACTGTGGGTTTATGTCTGGTAGTTATTCCAAGTGTGAACCTGATAATGTGCTGTGTGGAAGACTACAGTGTGTCAATGTCAAGGGTATTCCTCCCTTGTCAGATCACTATACAATAGTTATGAATTTTGTCAGCCAAGGCAACCTTACTTGCTGGGGAATAGACTATCATATTCCAATGAAAAGCATGAAACTGTTGGACATTGGAGAAGTAAAAGAAGGCACTGCCTGTGGGGAGGGACTTTTATTTATAAACAAGACTTGTACAAATATGAATGTTCTTAATTTTGACTGTACCGTAGATACATGTACCAAGAGAGGAGTCTGCAACAATAATAGAAATTGCCACTGTGACTATGGATGGGCCCCTCCATTTTGTAAGAAGTATGGTTTTGGAGGAAGTATTGACAGTGGCCCTCCCCCTAAATGGGAAAGGACTCACCTGAATACATTTGTAACAGTGACCAAATGGTCACTGCTTATAAGGTGTTTTGCTTTAGCTGGAGTAGGGTTTCTATCTGTGGTAGGTAAAGTAGCAATTGTTATCCATCATTTCTTTGGTTAG
- the ZNF697 gene encoding zinc finger protein 697, producing MEQEEELGVSELQDSGDRGMGSDIEDSEERGMGSDLQYMDEREDDSQEREVGSDLLDEKYREEDSEEREMVTDIYTGARLLGEEAEAAQAGAFAGGPAPSPAGRPRPAPWRRRLAPGRRPLEGAPAPHPAAAGPAGLAWAAGLLEAPTICSDCGQSFGAGPAFLRHQRAHRLALAAAAAGVRPYGFGPERGGPAAAAAAAAGGPGSAPARAPADKPYRCAECGKAFSRNAYLSNHLRLHAGERPHACADCGKSFSWRADLLKHRRLHTGEKPYACPDCGEAFSLSSRLLSHRRAHGGAGAPRPFACPECGKAFLRRSHLANHRRVHTGEKPHGCADCGKRFSWRSDLVKHRRVHTGEKPYMCSECGETFSVSSHLFTHKRTHSGERPYVCGECGKGFGRNSHLVNHLRVHTGEKPFGCAQCGKRFGDFSTLTQHQRTHTGEKPYACAECGKSFIQSSHLIRHRRIHTGDKPHKCAACGKGFRYKTHLAQHQKLHLC from the exons ATGGAACAAGAGGAAGAACTGGGTGTGTCTGAACTCCAAGACTCGGGGGACAGGGGGATGGGCTCAGATATCGAGGACTCGGAGGAGAGGGGGATGGGTTCAGACCTGCAGTACATGGATGAGAGAGAGGACGACTCGCAGGAGAGGGAGGTGGGCTCGGACCTGCTGGACGAGAAATACAGAGAGGAGGACTCAGAGGAGAGGGAGATGGTGACAGACATCTACACAG GTGCCCGGCTGCTGGGCGAGGAGGCGGAGGCGGCCCAGGCCGGCGCGTTCGCGGGCGGCCCGGCCCCGAGCCCCGCGGGCCGGCCCCGGCCTGCGCCCTGGAGGCGGCGCCTGGCGCCCGGCCGCCGGCCCCTGGAGGGTGCCCCCGCGCCGCACCCCGCGGCGGCGGGCCCGGCCGGGCTGGCCTGGGCGGCCGGCCTCCTGGAGGCGCCCACCATCTGCTCCGACTGCGGCCAGAGCTTCGGCGCCGGCCCGGCCTTCCTGCGGCACCAGCGCGCGCACCGGCTGGCcctggcggcggcggcggccggcgTGCGGCCCTACGGCTTCGGCCCCGAGCGCGGcggcccggcggcggcggcggcggcggcggcggggggcccCGGCTCGGCGCCGGCCCGCGCCCCGGCCGACAAGCCCTACCGCTGCGCCGAGTGCGGCAAGGCCTTCAGCCGCAACGCCTACCTGAGCAACCACCTGCGGCTGCACGCGGGCGAGCGCCCGCACGCCTGCGCCGACTGCGGCAAGAGCTTCAGCTGGCGCGCCGACCTGCTGAAGCACCGGCGCCTGCACACGGGCGAGAAGCCGTACGCCTGCCCCGACTGCGGCGAGGCCTTCAGCCTCAGCTCGCGCCTGCTGAGCCACCGGCGCGCGCACGGCGGCGCGGGCGCGCCGCGGCCCTTCGCCTGCCCCGAGTGCGGCAAGGCCTTCCTGCGCCGCTCGCACCTGGCCAACCACCGGCGCGTGCACACGGGCGAGAAGCCGCACGGCTGCGCCGACTGCGGCAAGCGCTTCAGCTGGCGCTCCGACCTGGTGAAGCACCGGCGCGTGCACACGGGCGAGAAGCCCTACATGTGCTCCGAGTGCGGCGAGACCTTCAGCGTCAGCTCGCACCTCTTCACGCACAAGCGCACGCACTCGGGCGAGCGGCCCTACGTGTGCGGCGAGTGCGGCAAGGGCTTCGGCCGCAACTCGCACCTGGTCAACCACCTGCGCGTGCACACGGGCGAGAAGCCCTTCGGCTGCGCGCAGTGCGGGAAGCGCTTCGGGGACTTCTCCACGCTCACGCAGCACCAGCGCACCCACACGGGCGAGAAGCCGTACGCCTGCGCCGAGTGCGGCAAGAGCTTCATCCAGAGCTCGCACCTGATCCGCCACCGCCGCATCCACACGGGCGACAAGCCGCACAAGTGCGCCGCCTGCGGCAAGGGCTTCCGCTACAAGACGCACCTGGCGCAGCACCAGAAGCTGCACCTGTGCTAG
- the LOC141488486 gene encoding disintegrin and metalloproteinase domain-containing protein 30-like, giving the protein MRCGGATVSHLAGSLLFHLSILLLGPGCLTQTFRIQPGEDFFSTYEVIIPRLLGPRGGHPEVVGGTSYLLHVEGRKQVIHLRPKKLLVSRHLRVYSFTGQGAILEDQPYIPDDCSYGGFL; this is encoded by the exons ATGAGGTGTGGGGGAGCCACTGTCTCGCACCTGGCTGGTTCCCTCCTTTTCCACCTGAGCATCCTCCTCCTGGGCCCAGGCTGCCTGACTCAGACCTTCAGGATCCAGCCCGGGGAGGACTTCTTCTCCACCTACGAAGTAATCATCCCCAGGCTGCTGGGTCCCCGTGGGGGGCATCCTGAGGTGGTCGGTGGGACATCTTACCTCCTGCACGTGGAGGGCAGGAAGCAGGTCATCCACCTTCGCCCCAAGAAGCTCCTGGTGTCCAGACACCTGCGGGTTTACTCCTTCACCGGGCAGGGAGCCATCCTGGAGGACCAACCTTATATCCCTGATGACTGCAGCTACGGAGG ATTTCTGTGA